A section of the Leptospira kobayashii genome encodes:
- a CDS encoding siderophore-interacting protein, giving the protein MGLKEGVIGVVEKVLNFSTMKAVRVEVLSDEFRLVEWESPGFKKVDWKPGDKIQIGSSLQFRTYTPVSLDKDTGKMEILTYFHNRDSLAGNWIQSLKVGDEFQYFGPRGSLAISECNFPNIYFFGDETSFGVASNLKKAKPETNIRFFFEVTRPASAKAAIDKLELGEVVLVPKESDDSHLKKIIAGFQNNSIDYKNSNFILTGKAQSIQAILPPIKKESVPSRNIKVRAYWSLGKKGLD; this is encoded by the coding sequence ATGGGTTTAAAAGAAGGTGTGATCGGAGTAGTCGAAAAGGTTTTGAACTTTTCGACAATGAAGGCGGTGAGAGTCGAAGTTTTATCCGATGAGTTTCGTTTGGTGGAATGGGAAAGTCCCGGATTTAAGAAAGTGGATTGGAAGCCGGGAGATAAAATTCAAATCGGATCAAGTTTGCAATTTCGTACTTATACACCTGTGTCTTTGGATAAGGATACCGGTAAAATGGAAATTTTAACCTATTTTCATAATAGGGATTCTTTGGCAGGAAATTGGATTCAATCATTGAAAGTAGGAGATGAATTTCAATACTTCGGTCCCAGGGGATCACTTGCAATTTCAGAATGCAATTTTCCTAATATATATTTTTTCGGAGACGAAACTTCCTTCGGAGTTGCTTCCAATTTGAAAAAAGCGAAACCGGAAACCAATATCCGTTTTTTCTTTGAAGTTACTAGACCAGCTTCTGCCAAAGCAGCCATCGATAAGCTAGAGTTAGGTGAAGTGGTTTTGGTTCCCAAAGAATCCGATGATTCACATTTAAAAAAAATCATTGCCGGCTTTCAAAATAATTCCATCGATTATAAAAATTCCAATTTTATACTTACCGGAAAAGCTCAGTCCATTCAGGCGATTTTGCCTCCTATCAAAAAGGAGTCAGTCCCTTCACGCAATATCAAAGTGAGGGCCTATTGGTCTCTCGGTAAAAAAGGATTGGACTAA
- a CDS encoding NAD(P)H-dependent oxidoreductase, which produces MVQKKILVIQGHPDRESFCFALAESYKKSAVEAGHSVEEIRLRDLKFNPILEYGYRKRTELESDLLDSQKKILWADHIVWIYPVWWGSVPALLKGFLDRVLIPGFAFKKREGSVWWDKFLTGRTSRIISTMDQPAWYFWLIYGEPSNRMMKRTVLEFCGIKPVRVTSIGPIRMSSEKFRMKWLEKVGTLGKKGI; this is translated from the coding sequence ATGGTTCAAAAGAAAATACTTGTCATACAAGGTCATCCCGATCGGGAAAGTTTCTGTTTTGCCTTGGCAGAGTCCTATAAAAAAAGTGCAGTGGAGGCAGGACATTCTGTGGAAGAAATCCGTCTCCGGGATCTAAAATTCAATCCTATCTTGGAATACGGTTATAGAAAGAGAACCGAGTTGGAATCGGATTTGCTGGACTCCCAGAAAAAAATCCTTTGGGCGGATCATATCGTTTGGATATACCCTGTTTGGTGGGGTTCCGTACCAGCACTCTTAAAAGGATTTTTGGACCGGGTTTTGATTCCTGGTTTCGCTTTTAAAAAACGGGAAGGTTCCGTTTGGTGGGATAAATTTCTGACGGGGCGTACTTCTAGAATCATCTCCACCATGGATCAACCTGCATGGTATTTTTGGCTTATATATGGAGAACCTAGCAATCGTATGATGAAGCGCACCGTACTAGAGTTTTGCGGAATTAAACCGGTTCGGGTGACTTCAATCGGGCCGATTCGGATGTCTTCGGAAAAGTTCCGAATGAAATGGTTGGAAAAAGTAGGAACACTGGGTAAAAAAGGGATTTGA
- the ruvA gene encoding Holliday junction branch migration protein RuvA yields the protein MIASLRGNLLRLDLDSILIEVSGVGYEVMIPFPLHLELRESIGKEIFIHCFHSISDRGQKLFGFQTNKDRELFKLIKSLHGIGELTALKILSFFRADDLYQIAQADDRKTLEKIPKVKGKTSEKILFEIKQNLKKLESFLQDDSGKDFGPAHVQDDLAILALIQLGYDEKTAKREVDLIRKESPDLEAGEIVKKVITK from the coding sequence ATGATTGCAAGCTTAAGAGGAAACCTACTCAGACTCGATTTGGATTCTATTCTGATAGAAGTTTCCGGAGTGGGATACGAAGTGATGATTCCCTTCCCTTTGCATTTGGAATTAAGAGAATCCATCGGAAAAGAAATCTTTATCCACTGCTTTCATTCTATCTCCGACCGAGGCCAAAAACTTTTCGGATTTCAAACAAACAAAGATCGTGAGCTATTCAAATTAATCAAATCACTTCACGGAATAGGAGAATTGACGGCGCTTAAGATACTTTCCTTTTTTCGTGCCGATGATCTATACCAAATTGCGCAAGCTGACGATAGAAAAACGTTGGAAAAAATCCCTAAAGTCAAAGGCAAAACTTCGGAAAAGATATTATTCGAGATCAAGCAAAACCTCAAAAAATTGGAATCTTTTCTACAAGACGACTCCGGAAAGGATTTCGGTCCGGCGCATGTCCAAGACGATCTCGCCATTCTCGCATTGATTCAATTAGGTTACGATGAAAAAACCGCAAAACGGGAAGTAGACTTAATTCGTAAAGAGTCTCCCGATTTGGAAGCCGGAGAAATTGTAAAAAAAGTCATAACGAAATAA
- a CDS encoding DUF2225 domain-containing protein, which translates to MIEKEETKQISAVILQDVQCPVCSYEEVKNYTLKAKTLPIHHNIFEVPVYDDNPKYIHLDFNELQFTVCPICFYTGASKTDFNFHGSISHTDKHTETDKKILEYWEQNTKKIKSEFNTPSISAESFVHPRTPEAVLLSVNLAIHKASTELGAKIPYSMIKRAHRYVRLFCLNYKYNKTEDLELLKKAVADLEEVFRLSDFPEKTYEFEVCYLIVVCSIKLGDESKAGSFIKVLDQTKAEIGLESKTNPKVPLQEITKWSTLAKEVWQNRTDPSIWNI; encoded by the coding sequence GTGATAGAGAAAGAAGAGACAAAACAAATAAGCGCCGTCATTCTACAAGACGTACAATGTCCGGTTTGTAGTTATGAAGAAGTTAAAAACTATACTTTAAAGGCAAAAACTCTTCCCATCCATCATAATATTTTCGAAGTTCCCGTTTACGATGACAATCCGAAATACATTCATTTGGACTTCAATGAATTGCAGTTTACCGTTTGTCCCATTTGTTTTTACACCGGTGCTTCCAAAACCGATTTCAATTTTCATGGAAGTATTTCTCATACCGACAAACATACAGAAACGGATAAAAAGATTTTGGAATATTGGGAACAAAACACCAAAAAAATCAAATCTGAGTTTAACACTCCTTCCATTAGCGCGGAATCTTTCGTCCATCCCAGAACTCCCGAAGCGGTTTTATTGAGCGTAAATCTCGCGATACATAAGGCGAGCACGGAGTTAGGTGCTAAAATTCCATATTCCATGATCAAGCGAGCTCACCGGTATGTGAGACTATTCTGTTTGAATTACAAATACAACAAAACGGAAGATTTGGAATTGCTGAAAAAAGCAGTCGCGGATTTGGAAGAAGTATTTCGACTTTCCGATTTTCCCGAAAAAACATATGAATTCGAAGTTTGTTATCTGATCGTGGTTTGCTCGATTAAGTTAGGTGATGAATCGAAAGCGGGTTCTTTCATCAAGGTTTTGGACCAAACCAAAGCTGAGATCGGCTTGGAATCGAAAACAAATCCTAAAGTTCCGTTGCAAGAGATTACAAAATGGTCAACGCTTGCCAAGGAAGTTTGGCAAAATAGAACCGATCCATCCATTTGGAACATATAA
- a CDS encoding MarR family winged helix-turn-helix transcriptional regulator, translated as MQEKKTSKSKESVLESYLKESKNLSTATILFHQKVAEKLGLHITDHKCLDFLLTKGAQTAGELSRLTGLSTGAITSLIDRLEKKNLVIRKNDPEDRRKVLVHPVMNPKFFSLIGEIFGNLSNSAETLLSSYNEKEQKLILEYTIRSKEMMEKERERLSGG; from the coding sequence ATGCAAGAAAAAAAAACATCTAAATCCAAAGAATCCGTCCTTGAATCCTACCTAAAGGAATCCAAAAATTTAAGTACTGCGACCATACTCTTTCACCAAAAAGTAGCAGAAAAACTCGGACTCCATATAACAGATCATAAATGTTTGGATTTCCTACTTACGAAAGGAGCACAAACGGCAGGAGAGCTATCTCGTCTAACGGGACTTAGCACAGGAGCTATCACTTCGCTCATAGACCGGTTGGAAAAAAAAAATTTGGTAATCAGAAAGAATGATCCGGAAGACAGAAGGAAAGTACTAGTACATCCCGTAATGAATCCCAAATTCTTTTCACTCATAGGAGAGATCTTCGGAAATCTTTCGAACAGTGCCGAAACACTACTCTCTTCCTATAACGAAAAAGAACAAAAATTAATCCTTGAATACACGATTCGATCCAAAGAAATGATGGAGAAAGAAAGAGAAAGATTATCCGGAGGATAG
- a CDS encoding PP2C family protein-serine/threonine phosphatase has translation MGSLHLIERFILGLFVSFLFCFGCSGVEQTKVNVQDGFLDLSSFRMEDRNVFQLDGNWEFYWNDSFEDIKDKNRILSDSFIQVPGSWIEGGKYPKEGKAVYRLNVITKPGSNVLALKLYEFPESYKLYVNRRLIHENGKYSLSKEKRQRSLVRPFLSFPNENGKTEIIIEAINFEDKNPGPRRPILFGLEKNIRKVQNYQLFTDIFSLGILFIMGIYHLGLFLLRRKDKGVLLFGIFCLTMSFRILVTEEHYLHQWFPEMNSFFEQVLDVSSFLVLPPILIGIFSTFFRNEVDRKYLPFVYFVCLFLSLSFLITRWEFIFLAYLVLSFAIGLYLFYVLLRCVNAGRIGSRVFLFGWLVFIGTVVWDLLSYTNIIRSIYISHLGFLFFIISQAYFLSIKFDRALSTAEELTEKLDLKVQERTSELNQSLELIRSDLNMAKKIQEAILRKRELKLNRLKVTEVSIPFSEIGGDIYFVREISPGYVRTFIADATGHGVQAALITMMIISECEKRINSLQLPSEVLKSINENYTNKYNELNLFFTCFILDFDFTNQLIHYSSAGHPIQYLVRNSEIISLKTKGRLIGYHESEEYSHSSLPIVSKDKILLFTDGLYEESDREGDIFGESRLKDIISKNAYKNSEDIIEKILEEVKKFRDGQKTVDDITILGLDLLESNL, from the coding sequence ATGGGTTCTCTGCATTTGATAGAAAGGTTCATCTTAGGACTATTTGTATCCTTTTTGTTTTGTTTCGGATGTTCCGGAGTAGAACAAACGAAGGTTAATGTACAGGACGGATTTTTGGATTTAAGTTCCTTTCGGATGGAAGATAGGAATGTGTTCCAGTTAGACGGTAATTGGGAGTTTTATTGGAACGATAGTTTTGAAGATATAAAGGATAAAAATAGAATCCTCTCCGATTCGTTTATTCAAGTTCCGGGATCTTGGATAGAAGGAGGAAAATATCCTAAAGAGGGAAAAGCAGTATATCGATTGAATGTAATTACAAAGCCTGGCTCAAACGTTTTGGCTTTAAAGCTTTATGAGTTTCCCGAAAGTTACAAATTGTACGTCAATCGTAGATTGATACACGAAAACGGAAAGTATTCTCTTTCCAAAGAGAAGAGACAACGATCTCTAGTCCGTCCTTTTCTATCGTTCCCCAATGAGAATGGAAAAACGGAAATCATTATCGAAGCGATAAATTTCGAAGATAAAAATCCAGGTCCTAGAAGACCGATCTTATTCGGTTTGGAAAAGAATATCCGTAAAGTTCAAAATTACCAGCTGTTTACCGATATATTCAGTTTGGGAATTCTATTCATTATGGGAATTTATCATCTCGGTTTATTTCTCTTGAGAAGAAAAGATAAGGGAGTTTTACTCTTCGGAATATTCTGTCTTACTATGAGCTTTAGGATTCTAGTTACCGAAGAACATTATTTGCACCAATGGTTTCCTGAAATGAATAGTTTCTTCGAACAGGTTTTGGATGTGAGCTCATTTTTAGTACTGCCTCCCATTCTTATCGGAATATTCTCCACATTTTTTCGAAATGAAGTGGATCGAAAATATCTGCCATTTGTATATTTTGTCTGCCTATTTTTATCTTTGTCTTTTCTGATTACGAGATGGGAGTTTATATTTCTAGCTTACCTTGTGTTATCATTTGCAATCGGTTTGTATCTTTTCTATGTGCTTTTGCGTTGTGTGAATGCGGGACGGATCGGATCACGTGTTTTTTTGTTCGGCTGGCTTGTCTTTATCGGAACCGTCGTTTGGGATTTGTTATCATACACCAATATCATTCGAAGCATTTACATTAGCCATTTGGGATTTTTGTTTTTTATCATTTCCCAAGCCTATTTTTTATCCATTAAATTTGATCGTGCACTTTCGACTGCAGAGGAACTTACTGAAAAATTGGATCTGAAAGTTCAGGAAAGAACGAGCGAATTGAATCAAAGTTTGGAATTGATCCGATCCGATCTGAATATGGCCAAAAAAATCCAGGAAGCGATTTTAAGAAAAAGAGAATTGAAATTGAACCGATTGAAGGTTACGGAAGTGAGTATTCCTTTTTCGGAAATAGGGGGAGATATTTATTTCGTAAGAGAGATTTCTCCCGGTTATGTGAGAACTTTTATCGCGGACGCAACGGGACACGGAGTGCAAGCTGCGTTGATTACGATGATGATCATCAGCGAATGTGAAAAAAGGATCAATTCCTTGCAATTGCCTTCCGAAGTGCTAAAAAGTATCAATGAAAATTATACGAACAAATACAATGAATTGAATTTGTTTTTTACATGTTTTATTTTGGATTTTGATTTTACCAATCAATTGATCCACTATAGTTCCGCAGGCCATCCCATTCAGTATTTAGTAAGAAATTCCGAAATCATTTCTCTCAAAACAAAAGGTAGATTGATCGGGTATCACGAATCGGAAGAGTATTCTCATTCCAGTTTGCCGATTGTAAGTAAGGACAAGATACTTTTATTTACGGACGGATTGTACGAAGAATCGGATAGGGAAGGTGATATCTTCGGGGAATCCAGATTGAAAGATATCATTTCTAAGAATGCTTATAAAAATTCGGAAGATATCATCGAAAAGATTTTGGAAGAGGTGAAGAAATTCAGAGACGGACAAAAAACGGTAGATGATATTACTATCTTAGGACTGGATCTTTTGGAATCAAATCTTTGA
- a CDS encoding diphthine--ammonia ligase codes for MKPKAIFNWSGGKDSSLALYHILKNNEYDIQSLLTSMNHSVDRISMHGVRGSLLEEQAASIGIPLDQVLLPEHPSMSEYESILGAKIKEWSERGIGHSIFGDIFLEDLKKYREDQLAIMGWKAVFPIWKRDTTDLIHEFIDLGFKAVLVCINDSYLDSSFSGREIDRDFLKDLPKNVDPCGENGEYHSFVYDGPIFKTPIRFSLGESVYRTYPVVGTKDDDNCFQPPSEKKAPGFYFKDLIPKDPVLR; via the coding sequence ATGAAACCCAAGGCGATCTTCAATTGGAGCGGAGGAAAGGATTCCTCCCTCGCTCTTTATCATATTTTAAAAAACAATGAATATGATATTCAAAGTTTACTCACATCCATGAATCATTCCGTCGATCGAATCAGCATGCACGGAGTAAGAGGATCGCTCCTGGAAGAACAAGCGGCAAGTATCGGTATCCCTTTGGATCAAGTACTGCTTCCGGAACATCCTAGTATGAGCGAATACGAATCCATCCTCGGAGCTAAAATAAAAGAATGGTCGGAGAGAGGAATTGGTCATTCGATATTCGGAGATATCTTTTTAGAAGACTTGAAGAAATACAGAGAAGACCAGCTGGCAATCATGGGATGGAAAGCAGTATTTCCCATTTGGAAAAGGGACACGACTGATCTCATACATGAATTCATAGATTTGGGATTTAAAGCGGTTTTGGTCTGTATTAACGATAGTTATCTGGATTCTTCCTTCTCAGGAAGAGAGATCGATCGTGATTTTTTGAAAGACCTTCCTAAGAATGTTGATCCTTGCGGAGAAAACGGAGAATATCATTCCTTTGTATACGACGGACCCATTTTCAAAACTCCCATTCGGTTTTCTTTAGGAGAATCCGTTTACAGAACCTATCCCGTAGTGGGAACGAAGGATGACGATAATTGTTTTCAACCTCCTTCGGAAAAAAAGGCGCCGGGATTTTATTTCAAAGATTTGATTCCAAAAGATCCAGTCCTAAGATAG
- a CDS encoding FecR family protein has product MNYSRFEKWMIILQIGILFLLSGLLYYEMTKRLDAGNAKIIGTITFKQRTVQRKYASRVVWEDMEQHFPLRNKDSIRTATAADAEITLNDGTKIQLNENSMILLNLDEDKTNIDFAYGSLSAQNAGSGDSKIQIKTGETSVSVGNGDVKLSKEEGKNLSVAVEKGEAEIVSLGKESQKIGSDEKATLQGSDGKLEIKKQELKQIAPNDLARFYTQENLQTVNFEFQSNPTYKNSKLEISQNSGFTGNIVSEKITGSNFKKSLKEGVYYWRLKSEEEISSVRKFTIYKTKSVDLVSPSNGQKIGAAEETVYLNLLWSKSELSSNYKLEISDTKDFGKLIQSTTTMVNSISLPLGKGKYFWRVVSTDPSGTILTSSVFSFNISEADKPKPPTLFNPQPGSNIDLVLAEKTGIRFNWSSTSSSSEFFLSQSPKFESVILQKTVDGNFLDIKEKLPAGIYHWKVSLKNKDGSIGESSAVRSFEIKTLGTIKLHSPKEDVSFSSKDVYFSGIPFSWEKLSYTGNYQLQISTDSSFSKIVKSYSSAQNKLTIKDLDEGEYVWRVVLLNSDGSVLISSSSQKLTVTSPLISSKNFETGEPGSEEEIPDLKLIFPSEGQTLNMTKSNSIRFRWSPVPGIKEYRFRLFNGKKEIYSVVSKNAQVDFKKLDLLDEGEFRWTVASADSGKPGENTSTFKVELDAILEEVEVLSPDVQYEE; this is encoded by the coding sequence ATGAATTATTCTCGTTTTGAAAAATGGATGATCATCTTGCAAATAGGAATTTTATTCCTATTATCGGGATTATTATATTATGAAATGACCAAACGATTGGATGCAGGCAATGCGAAAATCATAGGAACTATTACTTTCAAACAAAGGACCGTTCAAAGAAAATATGCAAGTAGAGTCGTATGGGAGGATATGGAACAGCACTTTCCATTGCGGAACAAAGACTCCATCAGAACGGCCACTGCTGCCGATGCGGAAATCACTTTGAACGACGGTACCAAAATTCAATTGAATGAAAACAGTATGATCCTTCTCAACCTGGATGAGGACAAAACCAATATTGACTTTGCCTACGGGTCTCTTTCCGCACAAAATGCGGGGAGCGGAGATTCCAAGATACAAATCAAAACGGGAGAAACTTCCGTTTCCGTTGGAAACGGAGACGTGAAACTTTCCAAAGAAGAAGGCAAAAACCTATCCGTTGCCGTGGAAAAAGGAGAAGCGGAAATCGTCTCCCTCGGCAAGGAATCTCAAAAAATCGGTTCGGATGAAAAAGCAACCCTCCAAGGTAGCGATGGAAAACTGGAAATCAAAAAGCAGGAGTTAAAACAGATTGCGCCTAATGATTTAGCCCGCTTTTATACTCAGGAAAATTTACAAACCGTAAATTTCGAATTTCAATCGAATCCTACTTACAAAAACTCGAAACTGGAAATTTCACAAAACAGTGGTTTTACGGGGAATATCGTCTCTGAAAAAATAACAGGTTCCAATTTTAAAAAATCCTTAAAAGAAGGAGTTTATTACTGGAGATTGAAATCCGAAGAAGAGATAAGTTCCGTTCGTAAATTCACAATCTACAAAACAAAATCGGTCGATTTGGTATCTCCATCCAACGGACAAAAAATAGGCGCCGCCGAAGAAACCGTTTATCTCAATCTATTATGGTCTAAAAGCGAATTGTCCTCCAATTACAAATTGGAAATTTCGGATACAAAGGATTTCGGAAAATTAATCCAATCCACTACCACGATGGTAAATTCCATCTCCCTTCCTTTGGGAAAAGGCAAATACTTTTGGAGAGTGGTATCGACGGACCCTTCGGGAACGATACTTACCTCTTCCGTATTTTCTTTTAATATTTCGGAAGCTGACAAACCCAAACCTCCTACCTTGTTCAATCCTCAACCAGGATCAAACATAGATTTGGTGTTAGCCGAGAAAACGGGAATCAGATTCAATTGGTCTTCCACTTCCTCTTCTTCCGAATTTTTTCTCTCCCAATCTCCTAAATTTGAATCCGTAATTTTACAAAAGACCGTTGATGGAAATTTTTTAGACATAAAAGAAAAGTTGCCGGCGGGAATTTATCATTGGAAGGTATCTTTAAAAAACAAGGACGGATCTATCGGAGAATCTTCCGCCGTTCGTTCTTTTGAAATCAAAACCTTAGGAACGATCAAACTTCATTCTCCCAAGGAAGATGTTTCCTTTTCATCGAAGGATGTATACTTTTCCGGAATTCCATTCTCTTGGGAAAAACTCTCTTATACCGGAAACTATCAATTGCAGATTTCTACAGACAGCAGTTTTTCCAAAATCGTAAAATCGTATTCCTCCGCTCAGAATAAACTTACCATAAAGGATTTGGACGAGGGAGAATATGTATGGAGAGTGGTTTTATTAAATTCCGATGGCTCGGTTCTTATCTCCAGTAGTTCACAAAAACTAACTGTAACTTCTCCACTGATAAGTTCTAAAAATTTTGAGACTGGCGAACCCGGTTCCGAAGAGGAAATCCCCGACTTGAAATTGATTTTTCCTTCGGAAGGTCAGACATTGAATATGACGAAGTCAAATTCAATTCGATTTCGTTGGAGTCCTGTTCCCGGAATCAAAGAATATAGATTCAGATTGTTCAACGGTAAAAAGGAAATTTATTCGGTCGTTTCCAAAAACGCTCAGGTTGATTTTAAAAAATTAGACCTGTTAGACGAAGGTGAATTCCGCTGGACGGTAGCGTCCGCCGATTCAGGGAAACCGGGAGAAAATACATCCACATTCAAAGTGGAATTGGATGCCATATTGGAGGAAGTCGAGGTATTATCACCTGACGTTCAATATGAAGAGTAA
- a CDS encoding adenylate/guanylate cyclase domain-containing protein produces MSENQFKPSAWTIRLKLISMISIIIIFGLSSMIFLASGFFKDDSERRIQENNLQLASIIGQKVENEFYSIAYKIHNMATILEQSLSRPQTGVFVDLFFKNNQDFIYMAIADIEGENIKIKNKIYNEKYLNENNITLETIEIVNSSFAKEFIRAGSGATVVQNVSSGFLSPILGISIPFQTNKGNSLVLVYVDAIEFMKAFQTAGITTTFLINEKGDLLAHPDREMVLASKNLIDSPIVKSLMESKLDNGQNKYTDKDNISYLGSFKKMGLAGLGIISTAKESDAFEQVYIIQRRNIYILLIILNLSVIIVFFFSKTISSPIIRLVSATKQIESGNFHVEIKPATRDEVGILTSSFTGMAHGLEEREKVKSILGSMIDPTVVQEAMIDMAALKRGSEKNITAFFSDVAGFSTISEQLKSEDLAALLNEYLSAMTIILKENDGVLDKYIGDAIVGIWNAPVDVSNHPSKAAKASIEMVRKLADLREYWTKNNLYTSEAREMDARIGLNTGPAKVGFMGTDALASYTMMGDTVNLAARLEAAGKDYGVNILISETTKTHIQDEFFTRELDLVRVKGKNEPVKLYELIAFQNDVKDSIAESAKEYEAGFKLYLKKDFAKAITKLNKAIKAKGKKDKAALMLIERCEEYMANPPEKGWDGVFTRTHK; encoded by the coding sequence ATGTCAGAAAATCAATTCAAACCCTCCGCTTGGACCATTCGATTAAAATTGATTTCAATGATTTCCATCATTATCATATTCGGACTCTCTTCCATGATTTTTCTGGCTTCAGGGTTTTTCAAAGACGATTCGGAAAGAAGAATCCAGGAAAACAACCTTCAGCTAGCAAGCATTATAGGACAGAAAGTGGAGAATGAATTTTATTCTATTGCTTATAAAATCCACAATATGGCTACGATCCTGGAACAGTCCTTAAGCAGACCGCAAACGGGAGTATTTGTGGATTTGTTTTTTAAAAACAATCAGGATTTTATCTATATGGCGATTGCGGATATAGAAGGCGAAAACATTAAGATCAAAAATAAAATCTATAATGAAAAATACCTGAACGAAAACAATATCACTCTGGAAACCATCGAAATTGTCAATTCCTCCTTTGCTAAAGAATTTATACGGGCGGGATCGGGTGCCACAGTCGTACAAAATGTAAGCTCCGGTTTTTTAAGTCCCATCCTGGGCATCAGCATTCCTTTCCAAACGAATAAGGGAAATTCACTTGTGCTTGTTTATGTGGATGCGATCGAATTTATGAAAGCATTTCAAACGGCAGGTATTACTACTACATTCCTAATCAACGAAAAAGGAGACCTCTTAGCTCACCCCGATCGGGAAATGGTGCTCGCTTCCAAAAACCTGATCGATTCTCCGATCGTAAAAAGCCTGATGGAAAGCAAACTGGACAACGGACAGAACAAATACACGGACAAAGATAATATCTCCTATCTGGGTTCTTTTAAAAAGATGGGACTTGCCGGACTCGGGATCATATCCACTGCAAAGGAAAGCGACGCATTCGAACAAGTTTACATCATCCAAAGAAGAAATATTTACATACTGCTTATCATTCTCAATCTTTCCGTCATAATAGTATTCTTTTTTTCCAAAACAATCAGCTCACCTATCATACGCTTGGTGAGTGCCACAAAACAAATCGAAAGCGGAAATTTCCATGTGGAGATCAAACCGGCGACAAGGGATGAAGTGGGAATTCTTACCAGCTCATTCACAGGAATGGCGCACGGATTGGAAGAAAGGGAAAAAGTGAAATCGATTTTAGGATCAATGATTGATCCGACGGTTGTTCAGGAAGCGATGATTGATATGGCCGCTTTGAAACGGGGAAGTGAAAAAAACATAACCGCATTCTTTTCCGATGTGGCCGGATTTTCCACGATCAGCGAACAATTAAAATCCGAAGATCTGGCGGCACTGCTCAATGAATATCTTTCCGCAATGACCATCATCCTCAAGGAAAATGACGGGGTTTTGGACAAATACATCGGGGATGCAATCGTAGGAATCTGGAATGCTCCAGTGGATGTATCGAATCATCCTAGTAAGGCGGCGAAAGCTTCCATTGAAATGGTTCGTAAACTTGCCGATCTCAGGGAATATTGGACCAAAAACAATTTATACACTTCAGAAGCCCGCGAAATGGATGCGAGGATAGGACTCAATACAGGACCGGCTAAGGTCGGTTTTATGGGAACGGATGCACTCGCCTCTTATACCATGATGGGTGATACGGTCAACCTGGCAGCCAGATTGGAAGCTGCGGGAAAAGATTATGGCGTCAATATACTTATCAGTGAAACGACAAAGACCCATATCCAGGACGAATTTTTCACGAGAGAATTGGATCTCGTTCGTGTGAAAGGAAAAAACGAACCTGTAAAACTATACGAATTGATCGCCTTCCAAAATGACGTCAAAGATTCCATTGCGGAAAGTGCGAAAGAATACGAAGCGGGATTCAAACTCTATCTCAAAAAGGATTTTGCCAAAGCAATCACCAAACTGAATAAAGCGATCAAAGCCAAAGGAAAAAAAGACAAAGCCGCGCTCATGCTGATCGAAAGATGCGAAGAGTATATGGCAAATCCTCCCGAAAAAGGTTGGGATGGGGTTTTTACAAGAACTCATAAATAA